In Rhinopithecus roxellana isolate Shanxi Qingling chromosome 16, ASM756505v1, whole genome shotgun sequence, a single genomic region encodes these proteins:
- the LOC104655864 gene encoding putative uncharacterized protein GSN-AS1 — protein sequence MKISSHQTGTPIVIQVAVGPGSTKEGAPTPEGATEEGHWGRALEDKWSFLFGEPPGIAGSSSGQAFAYGAFLPGMPNSPFSALFDSQQNFWVAADGASHLSGPSRPFGNPWLLEHNILGTIKKPFHLSFGKEEQLRLWAAHVTIWKPVGPWQTSHDSHTSGAPPLVNKSGDSANGPPVFSPLQSLWEEFLHLLFMGTLLFYRRATKALRGKATLLKSHSKQAAQPGWEPGIWALSPVPASSPQDHSHLTSLSRAGKEQRRTLSLIGKTSGTPTESTAATVAASTTEVSSRLPWAARAGFNRRTGVCIALPT from the exons ATGAAGATCAGCTCTCATCAGACAG GAACACCAATAGTCATTCAAGTAGCTGTGGGCCCTGGGAGCACAAAGGAGGGAGCACCCACGCCCGAGGGAGCCACGGAGGAGGGGCATTGGGGCAGAGCCTTGGAGGACAAATGGAGTTTCCTCTTTGGGGAG CCCCCAGGCATAGCGGGCTCCTCCAGCGGCCAAGCCTTCGCCTATGGGGCCTTCTTGCCTGGAATGCCCAACTCCCCCTTCTCAGCCTTGTTTGACTCTCAA CAAAACTTTTGGGTAGCAGCTGATGGGGCGAGTCACCTTTCTGGGCCCAGCAGGCCTTTCGGGAATCCCTGGCTTTTGGAGCACAACATCCTGGGGACCATCAAAAAGCCCTTTCACCTGAGCTTTGGGAAAGAGGAACAGCTCCGGCTGTGGGCGGCTCATGTCACCATCTGGAAGCCAGTTGGGCCATGGCAGACGT CCCATGACTCACACACCTCGGGTGCTCCTCCTCTGGTCAACAAGTCTGGAGACTCGGCAAATGGACCCCCAGTTTTCTCACCTCTCCAAAGCCTCTGGGAAGAATTCCTGCACCTCCTCTTTATGGGGACTCTACTCTTCTACAGAAGAGCCACCAAGGCCTTGAGAGGGAAAGCCACTCttctaaagtcacacagcaagcaaGCAGCACAGCCAGGGTGGGAGCCAGGCATCTGGGCACTGAGCCcagtccctgcctcctccccacaaGATCACTCTCACCTGACCTCCCTCTCAAGGGCAGGAAAGGAGCAGAGACGCACTCTGAGCCTTATTGGGAAGACCTCAGGGACTCCCACTGAATCCACTGCGGCTACAGTGGCTGCTTCCACCACTGAAGTCTCCTCCAGGCTTCCCTGGGCAGCCAGGGCGGGGTTTAACAGGAGGACAGGTGTCTGCATTGCTCTACCTACCTAA